In one Pyxidicoccus xibeiensis genomic region, the following are encoded:
- the hppD gene encoding 4-hydroxyphenylpyruvate dioxygenase, with amino-acid sequence MVETAENPLGLDGFEFVEFTSPAPEVMVRLLERLGFTAYSKHPSKDLVRYKQGGINLLINRETTGQVAEFRAAHGPSANGMAFRVGNARRAYEMALERGARAADPSRGALGEGSYVLEGIGGSLLYLVDRHGAKGSLYDSWVKIPGADEAEARNSVGLESLDHLTHNVRRGQMRTWSAFYSRIFGFAEQKYFDIKGQATGLFSQAMIAPDRNIRIPLNESQDDKSQIEEFIRQYNGEGIQHLALTTRDIYGTVERLRERGVALQDTIETYYDLVDKRIPNHGEDLARMRKNRILIDGNEQEGLLLQIFTENLFGPIFFEIIQRKGNEGFGNGNFQALFESIELDQIRRGVIKVDTKR; translated from the coding sequence ATGGTGGAGACGGCTGAGAACCCGCTGGGCCTGGACGGATTCGAGTTCGTGGAGTTCACGAGCCCCGCGCCGGAGGTGATGGTCAGGCTGCTGGAGCGGCTGGGGTTCACCGCGTACTCCAAGCACCCGAGCAAGGACCTGGTCCGCTACAAGCAGGGCGGCATCAACCTGCTCATCAACCGCGAGACGACGGGCCAGGTCGCCGAGTTCCGCGCGGCCCACGGCCCCTCGGCCAACGGCATGGCCTTCCGCGTGGGCAATGCCCGGCGGGCCTACGAGATGGCCCTGGAGCGCGGCGCCCGCGCGGCGGACCCCTCCCGGGGCGCGCTGGGCGAGGGCTCCTATGTCCTGGAGGGCATCGGCGGCAGCCTGCTCTATCTCGTCGACCGCCACGGGGCGAAGGGCTCGCTCTATGACTCCTGGGTGAAGATTCCCGGCGCGGACGAGGCCGAGGCCCGCAACAGCGTGGGCCTGGAGTCGCTGGACCACCTGACGCACAACGTGCGCCGCGGCCAGATGCGCACCTGGTCGGCCTTCTACAGCCGCATCTTCGGCTTCGCCGAGCAGAAGTACTTCGACATCAAGGGCCAGGCCACGGGCCTGTTCAGCCAGGCGATGATTGCCCCGGACCGCAACATCCGGATTCCGCTGAACGAGAGCCAGGACGACAAGTCGCAGATTGAAGAGTTCATCCGCCAGTACAACGGCGAGGGCATCCAGCACCTGGCGCTCACCACGCGCGACATCTACGGCACCGTGGAGCGGCTGCGCGAGCGCGGCGTGGCCCTGCAGGACACCATCGAGACCTACTACGACCTCGTCGACAAGCGCATCCCCAACCACGGCGAGGACCTGGCGCGGATGCGGAAGAACCGCATCCTCATCGACGGCAACGAGCAGGAGGGGCTGCTGCTGCAGATCTTCACCGAGAACCTCTTCGGGCCCATCTTCTTCGAGATCATCCAACGCAAGGGCAACGAGGGGTTCGGTAACGGGAACTTCCAGGCGCTCTTCGAGTCCATCGAGCTTGACCAGATCCGCCGCGGCGTGATCAAGGTCGACACGAAGCGCTAG